In Roseibium algicola, the DNA window CGATCAATGTCCGTTCCGAAGGGGTGAGCAACCTGGTTCACGGCGACACCGTCTGGCTGGATCCCGATCTGTCGCGCATCCACCGCTTCGATGAACAGGGCCAACCGATCACCGGCAGGGTTTGAGCGCCATGAACGCAGCATACAAACAAGTTGCCCTTTCACCGGAAAAGGCGAATGAGACCGGGACGCCCATTGCCGTGATCGGCAACGCCAATCTGGATATCGTCGGCGGCATGCTCTCCGGCTGGCCGGACAAGGGAACAGAGGCCTTCCTCGACCTTTCCGACATGCGCATCGGAGGATCGGCGGCCAATACCGCTCTCGTCCTGGACCGCCTCGGCATGGAAAGCGGGCTGATCTCGGCGGTCGGGTCGGACCTTTCCGGAACGATGATCGAAACCCGGTTCGCCGGTCCGCTCGATCGGATCATCCGCATCGACGGACCGAGTTCCGTCACCTTCGGACTTTTGCATCCAGGTTCCGAGCGCACTTTCTTCTCGACGCGCGGCCACCTCGACCACTTCGGTGAAACCCAGGCCATGCAGGCGCTCGAGGAATGGCCGCTGAACGGCGCGCTGGTTCTCGTCAGCGGCAGCTTCGCGATGCCCGAACTGCTTCACCCGACAGCCTCGATGCTGTCCTTCCTGAAAGACCAGGGCGCGCAAACCGCAATCGATCCGGGCTGGCCGGGGGAGGGCTGGACGCCTCACAACATCGCGCTCATGCGCGAATGGGTATCTGTCAGCGACCACATCCTGATCAACGACAAGGAACTCCTTGGCCTGACGGAGGCCGGCGACCTCGGCGAAGCAACCCGCAAATTGTCGGGCATGCTTCAGGGCTCCGCGGTCGGGGTGGTCAAATGCGGGGCCAAGGGAGCCCTGTGCATTCTGCGGACCGGAAGATGCGAACAGATCGCGGCGCCAGCCGCCGAGGTACTTGACACGATCGGTGCCGGGGACGCGTTCAATGCGGGCTACCTCGCGGCGATTGCGCGCGGATGGTCCGCTGTCGCCGCCACCAGGGCCGGCTGCCGTGTCGCCACTGCGGTGGTGACGGATTTTCCCCGGCAGGAGGGGCCACTCGTGCTGGACGAGGAAGACCCGTCGAGATGAACATTCTCCTGCTCGTCGCCGACGATCTCGGCCGCATGACCGGTTGCTACGGGGAAACGGCCATCCGGACTCCCAACATCGACGCGCTCGCCGCCGAGGGCACGCGCTTCGACATGGCCTTCACCTCCACTGCATCATGCTCGGCAAGCCGGTCCGTCATCTATACCGGCCTGCACACCCATGAAACCGGCCAGTATGGCCTTCACCACGACCATCACCATTTCATGACCGTTGCCGATGTCGAAACGGCACCGGCATTGCTGAATGCCGCCGGCTATCACACCGGCATCATCGGCAAGGTGCATGTCGGGCCGCCCGAGGTCTATCCGTGGGCCTTGCGGGAGGAAAGCGCGACGCGTGATGTTGGCTGGGTGGCTGAGCGTGCGGAGGCCTATTTCGGTGACCGGGTCAAAGATGGCAATCCGTTCTTCCTGACGATCGGTTTCATCGATCCGCACCGTGACGAGACGAGGGGCGGGTTCGGAAACGAGAAGTTCGGCGCCGACGATCCGGTGTTCTCGCCGGACGATACGCTCGTTCCGTCCTTTCTGCCCGATCTGCCCGAGGTGCGTGAGGAACTTGCCGAATACTACCGTTCGGTCCACCGTCTCGACCGGGGCGTCGGCATGGTGCTTGACCGGCTCGAAAAAGCGGGGCTTGCTGACGATACGCTGGTCGTGTTTCTTTCCGACAACGGATCGCCGTTCCTCAACTCCAAAACGACCCTGTTCGACGCCGGTGTCCACTTGCCGCTCCTCATGCGCCGGCCCGGTCAAAAGGCAGGTGTGGTCAATCCCAATCTCGTCTCGTTCACGGATCTTTTGCCGACATTCCTGGAGGCTGCGGGTCTCACGCCGGAGGCCGGGAGGCGCAAGGGCCGCTCCCTCTTGCCGATCCTCGAAAACACTTCGACACTGCCCGCCTGGCAGCTCGTCTTCGGGTCGCATACGTTCCACGAGGTCACCAACTACTGGCCGACACGCTTCCTGCGGACACGGCGCTACAAATACCATCGAAATGTGGCCTGGCAGCTTGATTTTCCGTTTTCCGGTGATCTCTATGGGTCTCTGTCGTGGCAGGGCATGCGCCTCCAGCGTTCGGTGATGATCGGTGACCGGCCCCTCAGGTCCTACATCAGGCGGCCGCCGGAGGAGCTCTTCGATCTGCACAATGATCCGGGCGAGGTGAATAACCTTGCCGAAGATCCCGAATACACGGCGGCCTTGATGCGCTATCGCGCATTGATGGAAGAATGGCAGCGCAAAACCGCCGATCCATGGCTTTACAAGGATGGTATTTCCGTGCGCGCTGTAGAACACCACCTCGCCAACGGACTTGAGCTTCCCGACCGCTTCGACTTTGATCCCGACAATCCGTGACGATTTCTCATGCCGGTTTGAGTTGAAGTGGAGGTGCCATCACCGACACAACAACGCTCAGGAAATGCCCATAAGAGGTTGGCGGTCGTCAGCTAGTTATATTTCTTAAGGTCGGCGGCAACACACGTGCTCGCCGGTTCCAGGAAAGCATCCAGAAACTCACTTTAGTGACAAGGAGCGGAGTGAGACCCGTTTCGGCAACCTCTATCTTCGCTTCGTTGCGAATTTGGAGGGCAAGACCAATGGGTGAAAGTATTCGCTATGCATGCGGGATGAGTTTCCTGGGTGATTTTATGCTCGCAAGCTCTGCCAAAGGCATTGTGGCTCTTGAGTTCGGTAGTACACGAACCGCGCTGAAAGATGCTCTGTTAGTCCGTTTTCTTGATGTTGAATTGGAGAAAGACGAAGAGGGGCTTGCAACCGCCATGCACATTTCTGGAAATCTCATCGACGGCCTGACGGCAAACAGTGATCTGCCGCTCGATTTGCGAGGGACGTCCCTTGAAGTCGATGTTTGGGATATGCTGCAGGAAATTCCTTCCGGACAAACCACAACCTATGGCGCGCTGGCGGCGAAGCTCGGAATACTGGATGCGCGCGTTGTTTCCGAAGCGGTTGCGGCCAATCCGGTGGCTCTCATTGTACCGTGTCACCGCGTTATCAGAAAGAACGGTTCCATATCCGGTTACAGATGGGGCGTTTGGCGCAAGCGTGCGCTGTTGGCGCGCGAATTGGAAGACGCCAGGCGCACAGCGTGACCCAAGATCCTGAAGACCAGAACAGCCCACTGGAAAGTCCGAGCTTGTTGTCAGTACAAAGTGACAACTTGCAAGACGTATTTGCTGGACCTGTAGAGGTGATCAGACTGTCGCTCGTGTCGGCTAATACCGCCTTCAAACGCTATCCTGGCTTTTCCCTGATGCGGTTGGTTACTGCCCGGCTAGATCTGGACGAAATCGAAACACAGCATTTGTCAGATATTTTCGGTATCGACCCGAGACGCTCGGAACCAAATGTCGCGAAATTGTTCGACGAACACCTGCGAAAGTCGATCTCCCGCTACGATCTGCACAGTCTTTTCACCGACGACTGCAAGGCGCTTTACCATCACGCGATCCGCCCAGCAGGGTACGATTTTTATCGCGGCGAAGTCGATCCGGAGGGGATGAGGGAATGGCGTGCCTGCTATCGTGGGATGTCGGGCGCACGGCAAATGCTTGCTGCATCCATCGTCTGGCTCTACCGGGCCGGGAAAGACAAAGTTTGGCTGAGGCGCGTGCCGTGCACATGGCAAGCCGCGGAGGCGATTGCCTGCATGCAAACCGCCGGCGTTCTGACCGATTGGGCGCGCCTCTATCTTCTGTACCCTGGCTGGTAGCCCGCAAAAGGATCGCCTGAATTTCAGAAAAGCCTGAATACGGTGGTTTTTCCCAGCAAAAAGGTTTCGCCTGAAGTGAAACGGACTTCGATGGCTCCGTTCCGTGTCATTTTCCAGTCCGCGTGGCCCGCAGCGACAAGCTGGCCGATGGACCTGACAACGAACGCCTTATCCGGGTTGTCTTGCGCAAATTCGACAAATGCATCGACGGTCTGCGCGGTTCCGGGCGGGCTTTGCTGCCTGGTCTTACTATCGAAATCGTCGCACGGGCACATCGTCGTGTCGGTTCCTGTTTTCGTCAGGCTAGCCGGTTGCCGGCATAGGCTCGAGTGCCGGCGAAAGGAATGCTAAAGGGCTTTTCGGAACGTCAGATTTATCCGCATGCTTCCGACCAATCCGTGAACGCCTTTTTTCAAGGCGGGTACCCCGTGGTGGAAGAGCCGTGACGGTCCTCCCCAAACTACAATGTCACCATGGTTCAGCGCGTATTTCCTGACAGGATCCTCACGCTTCAAGCCGCCGAACTGAAAAATCGCCGGGAGCCCGAGCGAGACGGACACGATCGGGTTGTCGAAGTCGTGCTCGTCCTTGTCCTGGTGCAGCGACAGG includes these proteins:
- a CDS encoding carbohydrate kinase family protein: MNAAYKQVALSPEKANETGTPIAVIGNANLDIVGGMLSGWPDKGTEAFLDLSDMRIGGSAANTALVLDRLGMESGLISAVGSDLSGTMIETRFAGPLDRIIRIDGPSSVTFGLLHPGSERTFFSTRGHLDHFGETQAMQALEEWPLNGALVLVSGSFAMPELLHPTASMLSFLKDQGAQTAIDPGWPGEGWTPHNIALMREWVSVSDHILINDKELLGLTEAGDLGEATRKLSGMLQGSAVGVVKCGAKGALCILRTGRCEQIAAPAAEVLDTIGAGDAFNAGYLAAIARGWSAVAATRAGCRVATAVVTDFPRQEGPLVLDEEDPSR
- a CDS encoding sulfatase family protein, giving the protein MNILLLVADDLGRMTGCYGETAIRTPNIDALAAEGTRFDMAFTSTASCSASRSVIYTGLHTHETGQYGLHHDHHHFMTVADVETAPALLNAAGYHTGIIGKVHVGPPEVYPWALREESATRDVGWVAERAEAYFGDRVKDGNPFFLTIGFIDPHRDETRGGFGNEKFGADDPVFSPDDTLVPSFLPDLPEVREELAEYYRSVHRLDRGVGMVLDRLEKAGLADDTLVVFLSDNGSPFLNSKTTLFDAGVHLPLLMRRPGQKAGVVNPNLVSFTDLLPTFLEAAGLTPEAGRRKGRSLLPILENTSTLPAWQLVFGSHTFHEVTNYWPTRFLRTRRYKYHRNVAWQLDFPFSGDLYGSLSWQGMRLQRSVMIGDRPLRSYIRRPPEELFDLHNDPGEVNNLAEDPEYTAALMRYRALMEEWQRKTADPWLYKDGISVRAVEHHLANGLELPDRFDFDPDNP
- a CDS encoding methylated-DNA--[protein]-cysteine S-methyltransferase translates to MGESIRYACGMSFLGDFMLASSAKGIVALEFGSTRTALKDALLVRFLDVELEKDEEGLATAMHISGNLIDGLTANSDLPLDLRGTSLEVDVWDMLQEIPSGQTTTYGALAAKLGILDARVVSEAVAANPVALIVPCHRVIRKNGSISGYRWGVWRKRALLARELEDARRTA